The Astyanax mexicanus isolate ESR-SI-001 chromosome 6, AstMex3_surface, whole genome shotgun sequence region AGAGTGACTGGCTGTCCCCCTGAAGCTGGTCTGTGTGAATGGCAAAGGGATCAAGGAGCTTGACCAGGTTTTCTATCTTAGCCCAATCGCTTGTAAGAAGTGTGTCCATGCCCAACTCCTCAAGTACTTGGTTTAGTTCAGTTCTGATCTCCAGCAGTCTTATCAGCATATCCAAAGTGCTGTTCCAGCGTGTGCTACAATCTCGGACCAGAGTTTTGCCACACTTTTTGATTATTGCTTCATTTGCTACTGACGATTTCCTCACAGCATGTACCAGCTTTCTTGCTCTTGATATGAGCACATCAGCATTTGGGTGCTTGATGGCATCTTTCAGGGTGAGCTGAAGGGTGTGGGCCAGGCATGGCATCCTCTGGAACTTGCTGTTCTCACCATCATCTGGCAGGTTAAGTTCTAAGCAAAGTATACAGAGAGACCCAACAAACACTTAGATTAATTATTATAatcaaatataaaacacacaaaaaatagtaGTTTAATAAGAATGCCAATTATTTCCACAGGATAACATGTTTAACATTTCATATAGTATCATTGTAATAAATCTCAATGTTAGATATAAAATCATGATATGACAATAATCAATGtgaaaattgtacattttatattttaacagtaaatcacttgggtccgacatttaaaagcatttaatagGCTTATAGCAGTATGACAATGGCAATATGTTAACATCATAAGAGCtttaaactgtaaaattaaagtaaataaaacaaagggCCCACCTTTTTACATTAGGCAAAAGGTTGCTGTATATAAacgacagcaaaaaaaaaatcaagtacgTGATTTCCGTCTTTTTTAAACTTAATGGGATTAATATCAATTAAAGCTTTCAGTATAccattgtgatattttatatccaaataaaaaaaattaataagacAACTAGCCATATAGAAACACTCACCCAGGTTTCCAGTCTCTCCAATCTCCTCCTCGTCAGTCTCCTCCTCGTCAGTCTCCTCGGATTCTGATTCGACCCACAGTTCATCCAGGCCATCTCCAGCACCTCCTGGCTGAGCCCGCGATCCATCTGGGGACTCCTTACTTTGTTTTTGGCTTCTATCCCTAAGCAGCCGCACAGCTTTGACTATGTTGGAGCCGTTATCTGTCACAATGAGCAGCACCTTGTCATCTCCTATACCCCATGCCTCTAATGTCTCACCAATGCAGCGAGCAATGCACTCCCCGGTGTGTGGGTGCTCTATTCGGTGTAGGTTAAGCAGAGCATGATGAACCTGGCCTCTGGGTGGATGATAAAAACATGCTGACACACCCATGAAAGATGCAGTTAATCCTCTCTTGCTCCAACCATCTACACAGAGGGTCAGCTTCCTTGCGTCCTTTATGATCTCCTTCAGTTTGTGCTTTGCCTTTTCCATTTTCGCACCAATAAGGTTATTCACTCTTGCAGCACCGGGTGACTTGAATTTTGGTTCAAGCGAAACGGTAAACTTTTTGAAGGCAATCAAGTCACACAGTCGTGTGGACATCCCAGtctcaataaacatatttactaATGCATCTTCTCGTTTGCAGTGTTCCTGCGTATTAACTAACCAGCAGCTTTGTCGACGCTGAAAGCAGTCCATTATTGTTGTTTCCTTACCGGAGCTGCCGGGCTGGGATGTGGATTCTCTTCCAGCGAAGCTACTCAGAGAGGCTAGCTTGTCTAGGTACTCACAATTAGCCTTCTTGTGCGAGCTTCGCAAATGGACCTTGAGATTCGTGGGGTTCTTCCCCTTGAGAAGTACACCACATATTTTGTCGCCGGTTTCCACTACGAGACACTTGCTCTTGTCTTTCTCGCAGTCATATTCAAAGAAATCCCATATTGGACTCTGACGCTTTCTCCCAACTTTTGCTGTGGCCATATTGCGGCGAACTAACGTTGTGAGCACAAGGTAAACAAGTGCTGTGCGGTGCCGGCAACTAAAACGGCTCGAGTGGAAACAATCAAGTCCATATCAGTCCATAATATACGGCAGCGTATAAATAAACTGATTAACACGAAAACGAAGGGCATTCTCTCTATAATTTTAGtacgttttagttagttttataaactctcaatacagttctaGTTAGTtaccgtttttttattttaattacagtttttatttatttcagttaacgaaaatgttttttcactttcagttttcgttatttcgttcgttttcgtttaCGATAATAACCCTGCtccccagaaaagagttactttaactctgtgtTCGATGGTCACGCATAAACACTGAAAATGAGTTGATATGAACTTttagggagtttattccaacaAACAAAATTTGCTGTGTACAAGACAACAGGAAGAGTTAAAGCAAGGAGACAAGGTATGtttggactgaaaaaaaaaacttttgttgtgAACATGccaacaatgtagaaaataaatgtattattaaaaattcaatttaaaatataataatatctgACTGATCTGTCTGATGTGTGGTTTTGGCACTCCAGTGGTTTCTGTTTCTTCTGAACATTCTAAACTATTGCACTGACAATTTTAGTTTTTACCTCAGATTCAACATTTATCTCTGCGTACAGCCTGCACAAGGTGCATCGTGCTGCTCTTATCCTACACGCCGTCAACAAATCATGccttttcatgccttgtgcccgtGCCAATAAAATAGTGTATAGGAATAAtcagtttaggaataaatctacattgatgggagtggtggtctgaaagtgaggggcgttcaggtgaatttctggtgatttgctatcttggcagcggaaaacacaggtgcgccacttttgtaaaacaaaaaatattttttttacaaaataaatgaaaataaaaggaaactgaatatgctttaatacagactgtgccttctgccaaaaagtagttctacaacaagtgaactgtaacagaactgtagctgTAAAATGGCATTTGGTTtatacgttagcttgaaatcaaaattggggatTAAGGGGGTTAGTAAACATTAGGGTGAAATAAGGCTGAAACTCTCCTCTTCTGCTCAACAgagtcgtcttcatgtgaaagctgcaTGTTTGCGAgtatttctgcctgtttgctgggtgggTTTGGTTAAGTAGTCTGCTGGACTGTAGTTAGGTTAGTGTaacttgctttagcttagcctagcctggctggttaccattcactgttacttttattcctttccctctctttcccacACGCGATTGGGAGGAAAACGTCTGTGTCACACGTGTGTGCATTTGGTGTGAGAATAAGGTTGGTGCAACTGCAAACTGAGGGTGGGTTTTTTTTGACAATATCAGTATCTGTGTTACTTCAA contains the following coding sequences:
- the LOC111194630 gene encoding uncharacterized protein LOC111194630, which translates into the protein MATAKVGRKRQSPIWDFFEYDCEKDKSKCLVVETGDKICGVLLKGKNPTNLKVHLRSSHKKANCEYLDKLASLSSFAGRESTSQPGSSGKETTIMDCFQRRQSCWLVNTQEHCKREDALVNMFIETGMSTRLCDLIAFKKFTVSLEPKFKSPGAARVNNLIGAKMEKAKHKLKEIIKDARKLTLCVDGWSKRGLTASFMGVSACFYHPPRGQVHHALLNLHRIEHPHTGECIARCIGETLEAWGIGDDKVLLIVTDNGSNIVKAVRLLRDRSQKQSKESPDGSRAQPGGAGDGLDELWVESESEETDEEETDEEEIGETGNLELNLPDDGENSKFQRMPCLAHTLQLTLKDAIKHPNADVLISRARKLVHAVRKSSVANEAIIKKCGKTLVRDCSTRWNSTLDMLIRLLEIRTELNQVLEELGMDTLLTSDWAKIENLVKLLDPFAIHTDQLQGDSQSLSHVVPCLLNLEAHLLTTTAAGKQLAQVLLKSLRERFAAILSPDSPHFDATPAAACLLDPSVSLILQTPDMVPLRRAAQSLVETLAAQYNPATAPQDVPATQNAVDSPPTVLQKYRFLASRMEVNVSLTNQPDGTDSLLTEMKKYVDDIKQSVFNETPLQFWRSKEAVYPKLAPVALDLVSAPASQAFVERIFSVCGLLSSGLRNRTTTSLEQRVFLKINKKLLID